The Pseudarthrobacter sp. NS4 genome includes a window with the following:
- a CDS encoding PAS domain S-box protein, whose amino-acid sequence MSLPCSDVGSARSPQRSRPRPDRGRESRAPSFPRLPQSRYGGILRGSAPGPRACRDMTGYEPSELLGRHFSLMIERDDLAAAVENRLSGQATDGARSGLVTVCRHKNGTRVVAEVSQPAARRGQTCLMTRGSGSRRQCRQHP is encoded by the coding sequence ATGTCCCTGCCTTGCTCTGATGTCGGGTCCGCCAGATCACCGCAGCGATCACGGCCCCGGCCAGACCGAGGGAGGGAATCACGAGCACCATCCTTTCCCCGCCTCCCTCAGAGTCGGTACGGCGGAATCCTTCGCGGAAGCGCCCCTGGGCCAAGGGCCTGCCGGGATATGACCGGCTATGAACCTTCTGAGTTGCTGGGCCGGCATTTCAGTCTGATGATCGAGCGGGACGATCTGGCCGCCGCCGTGGAGAACAGGCTGAGCGGCCAAGCTACGGACGGGGCACGGTCCGGGCTTGTCACCGTCTGCCGTCATAAGAACGGCACACGCGTCGTCGCCGAGGTCTCGCAGCCCGCTGCGCGACGCGGCCAGACGTGTTTGATGACGCGGG